A stretch of Telopea speciosissima isolate NSW1024214 ecotype Mountain lineage chromosome 11, Tspe_v1, whole genome shotgun sequence DNA encodes these proteins:
- the LOC122645361 gene encoding putative disease resistance protein RGA3, translating into MVDALVSIVIQQLATIVEKDVNNLSYSFTKIRAALKDAEKKQILDDSVRRWLQDVTDVVYDVDDVLDEWKTEILQSQIHGVDHEGRISPTYKKVCPSNLFSTCCFRFERTGLRHDIGNRIKDINKRVDEIASLQEKFGFIQETTTARNDDIIDMPIISRSLESSSLVVDVCEVFGRDSDKNVIISKLLSEGSKQVVGYGIPIISIVGMSGMGKTTLAQLAFNDYRVKNHFNKRMWVHVSKSFDKKKVAMNIIKEIGGNTVSQEDNISWEDVHRQLNSFVDGKRFLLVLDDVRNEDPIKWDPLRLSLKHGIQGSRILVTTQNVRVADMMRTTYVHRLGMLSDEDCWSLLRHYAFVGRQEKEECEKLKDIGMELAKKCKGLPLSAKTLGSLLCFKKSRQDWQYVLESDVWSMVVSSVDKPILPALLLSYNDLPSHLKQCFAYCSLISRDYLFEKLPTIKEWIAQGFLSDSLTASSGDLVTVGDEYFNNLVMRSFFQKDIRYMNSRNEYYQMHDLVYDFANSLVENESCTLTTKDGFSRVRHLSLLMKGTSTIPSFIYKAKSLRTLKVYGGQIPAVSSELFHHLTCLRTLSLDETYIEELPNEIEKLIHLRYLSLSKARFKELPKTVENLHNLHILNLHRCNYLYKLPKGIGRLVNLIDLDLTECSRLSYLPEGIGRLSRLCGLSDFIIGGGVERGRGCKIGELKDLNFLRGSLRIIGVGRVENGNEAKMACLQNKQHLRALHADFMIFSNLVFLELRDCKNCKQLPPILGKLPSLETLVIVGMDLVKFMGVEYFGINDDGATTSDGGMVDTTIFPKLKVFQLGAMQKLEEWDVRRVQEEEEDGKKELIIFMPCLQYLLLIGLPKLRSFPQHLTRGATSLRKLFIWECPKLNWMMPSSPSSASHDLPYLHVEELILKWDAGSFSKSFLVPNNNNNNHMLFLPKLKLLRVRQSPQTSLPQGLGKLTSLEILDIRTCSEIQSIPEGELKHLTALQELRIVRCPALRKRCQMEIGEDWNKISHIPNIFIDDKKIK; encoded by the exons ATGGTTGATGCTTTAGTTTCCATCGTCATCCAGCAATTGGCCACAATTGTCGAAAAGGACGTCAACAACCTCTCCTATTCTTTTACGAAAATCCGTGCTGCGCTCAAAGATGCTGAAAAGAAGCAAATCTTGGATGATTCGGTGCGGCGTTGGTTACAAGATGTGACAGACGTAGTTTATGACGTTGATGATGTGTTGGATGAGTGGAAGACTGAAATTCTCCAATCACAAATACATGGAGTTGATCACGAAGGTCGCATCAGCCCGACTTATAAGAAGGTATGCCCCAGCAACTTGTTTTCTACTTGCTGCTTTCGTTTCGAGCGAACCGGGTTACGCCATGACATTGGTAATAGGATAAAGGATATAAATAAAAGGGTAGATGAAATTGCAAGTTTGCAAGAAAAGTTTGGTTTTATTCAGGAAACTACTACTGCTAGAAATGATGACATTATAGATATGCCAATTATAAGCAGGAGTCTAGAAAGTAGTTCACTCGTCGTTGATGTCTGTGAAGTGTTTGGTCGCGACAGTGATAAAAATGTCATAATAAGCAAGTTGCTAAGCGAGGGCAGTAAACAAGTAGTGGGTTATGGAATCCCCATCATTTCCATTGTGGGTATGAGCGGTATGGGTAAAACAACATTAGCCCAACTTGCCTTCAATGATTATAGGGTGAAGAATCATTTCAATAAGAGAATGTGGGTACATGTGTCCAAATCCTTTGATAAAAAGAAGGttgccatgaatattattaaaGAAATCGGTGGTAATACAGTCTCCCAAGAAGACAATATTTCCTGGGAAGATGTGCATCGTCAACTGAATAGTTTTGTTGATGGAAAGCGTTTCCTACTCGTGTTAGACGATGTGAGGAATGAGGATCCTATAAAATGGGATCCATTGAGGCTTTCTCTCAAACACGGTATCCAAGGAAGTAGAATTCTTGTCACAACACAGAATGTAAGGGTTGCTGATATGATGCGTACAACATATGTCCATAGATTAGGGATGTTGTCCGATGAAGACTGTTGGTCATTGTTGAGACATTATGCCTTTGTTGGAaggcaagaaaaagaagagtgtGAGAAGTTGAAAGATATTGGTATGGAACTCGCAAAGAAGTGTAAGGGGTTGCCTCTTTCAGCAAAGACTTTAGGAAGTCTTTTGTGCTTCAAAAAGTCAAGGCAAGATTGGCAATATGTGTTGGAGAGTGATGTATGGAGCATGGTTGTATCAAGCGTTGATAAACCAATCTTGCCGGCTCTGTTACTAAGCTATAATGATTTGCCCTCTCATTTGAAACAATGCTTTGCTTATTGTTCTCTCATCTCGAGAgattatttatttgaaaaattacCCACAATCAAAGAATGGATTGCACAAGGATTTCTTAGTGACAGTTTGACAGCAAGCAGTGGAGATTTGGTGACAGTAGGTGATGAGTACTTCAATAATTTGGTCATGCGttcattttttcaaaaagaCATTCGATATATGAATAGTAGAAATGAATATTACCAAATGCATGATCTTGTCTATGATTTTGCAAACTCCCTTGTAGAGAATGAATCTTGTACTTTGACAACTAAAGATGGCTTTAGTAGAGTCCGTCATTTATCTCTATTAATGAAAGGAACAAGTACAATTCCTTCTTTCATTTACAAGGCAAAGAGTCTACGCACTCTTAAAGTATATGGAGGACAGATTCCTGCAGTTTCTTCTGAGTTATTTCATCACTTAACGTGTCTGAGGACATTAAGTTTGGATGAGACTTATATTGAAGAGCTACCAAACGAGATAGAGAAGTTGATACATCTAAGGTACCTTAGCTTGTCCAAGGCAAGGTTTAAAGAACTACCTAAAACAGTGGAAAATCTGCACAATTTGCATATATTAAACCTTCACAGATGCAATTATCTTTATAAGCTACCTAAAGGGATTGGGAGATTGGTCAATTTGATAGATCTTGATCTGACAGAATGTTCCCGACTAAGCTACTTACCAGAAGGGATAGGAAGATTAAGTAGACTGTGTGGTTTGTCAGACTTCATTATCGGTGGTGGGGTTGAGAGAGGACGAGGATGTAAAATTGGAGAACTAAAAGATCTCAACTTCCTCAGAGGTTCTCTAAGGATAATAGGTGTGGGGAGAGTGGAAAATGGAAATGAGGCTAAGATGGCATGCTTGCAGAATAAGCAACACCTTCGTGCTCT TCATGCAGACTTCATGATTTTCTCCAATTTGGTTTTCTTGGAACTGCGTGATTGTAAGAATTGTAAGCAATTGCCTCCAATTCTAGGGAAACTACCATCCCTTGAAACCCTTGTAATAGTTGGAATGGATTTGGTGAAATTCATGGGTGTAGAGTATTTTGGAATCAATGATGATGGTGCTACAACAAGTGACGGTGGGATGGTTGACACAACTATATTCCCAAAGTTGAAAGTATTTCAGTTGGGTGCGATGCAGAAGTTGGAGGAGTGGGATGTAAGAAGagtacaagaagaagaagaagatgggaaaaAAGAATTGATCATCTTTATGCCGTGTCTCCAGTATCTTCTTCTTATTGGTTTGCCCAAGTTAAGGTCGTTTCCACAACACCTTACCCGGGGGGCTACATCCTTGAGGAAATTGTTCATATGGGAATGTCCAAAATTGAATTGGATGATGCCATCATCTCCATCTTCTGCCTCCCATGATCTTCCTTATCTACATGTTGAGGAGTTAATTTTAAAATGGGATGCAGGTTCATTTTCAAAGTCATTTTTAGtaccaaacaacaacaacaataatcaCATGTTGTTTCTCCCTAAGCTCAAGTTGCTGCGTGTGAGACAATCACCTCAAACCTCGTTACCTCAAGGCTTGGGGAAACTCACATCACTTGAGATTCTGGATATCCGAACCTGTTCTGAGATCCAGTCAATACCTGAGGGGGAGTTGAAGCATCTCACCGCACTTCAAGAGTTGAGGATCGTGAGATGTCCTGCCTTGAGAAAACGTTGCCAAATGGAGATTGGAGAAGATTGGAACAAGATATCCCACATCCCAAacatcttcattgatgacaaGAAGATCAAATGA
- the LOC122645362 gene encoding putative disease resistance protein RGA3, with protein MVEALVSNIIQQLATFIEKEIQQEVGLVVGVKTDVDKIFRTFTKIQALLKDAEERQLTENSVRLWLQDLKDVAYDIDDVLDEWRTGTLKSQIVGVSDARIRPTKEVCPGNLFSPCFSFKRIGLHGDISHKIKEIKERLDYISSEKDKFGFIEITRNQITDESRSRLETSSFVDVSEVFGRDKDRDDIIDQLLRKDDSPQNAGSERIPVISIVGMDGMGKTTLAQLVFNHKRVKAHFNNRRWIYVSKSFDKVKVAIEIIKEIGGKSVPYGANVSWELVYHQLLISVYGEEFLLVLDDVLNEDPLEWNPLRFSLRYASQNSRIIVTTCNKRVADMMGTKYVHKLGKLCDEDWWSLLRYHAFVRGQNAECEKLEEIGMKLAKECNAFPPLAKTLGSLFYFKNSKLDWQYVSESDIWRLSSSDKTVLAMLQSYYADFPSHLKQCFAYCSMIPRGYLFDKLPTIREWIAQGFLNDRLGVSRGDLDKVGDEYFNNLVMCSFFQKDIRYSKGRFEYYQIHDLVYDFAKSLVESECFTLTIKGTKALQFSFTNKVRHLFLLIEKINMIPSFIFKAVNLRTLKINGRIPFVSSDLFRHLPCLRTLDLGGTYLEELPNEIEKLIHLRYLNLAGTRVKELPETLASMYNLQVLDLSACRNLLKLPEGTGQMVNLIDLDLTETLRLSYLPEGIGRLSTLCGLSDFIVGGVKRGGCKIGELKDLNFLKGSLRIKGLGRVENESEAKMACLNNKEHLRALHFYFSQSTSLSRVNEDIIDEDEEEEEVDGKVSLELSECRNCKQLPPTLGELPSLQTLVIAKMDKVKSIGVEFFAINSATRTFFPKLEVFQLNAMWNLKKWDMGVEEVGKEFMPRLQYLALIELPKLSLFPPHLTKATSSLRKLFIWECPKLTWMMPPPSSHLPSLEELVLKENAGSFSKSFVPVNDHMFLPKLKLLCVRKSPYSSLPQGLGKLKSLEILDIRTCSKIKSISSELGELQHLTALQELRIMRCPALRRRCQKEIGEDWSKISHIPKIFIDGEKIK; from the exons ATGGTTGAAGCTCTTGTTTCTAATATCATCCAGCAATTGGCCACATTCATCGAAAAGGAGATCCAACAAGAGGTAGGACTAGTTGTGGGTGTGAAAACGGATGTCGACAAGATCTTCCGTACTTTTACAAAAATTCAGGCTCTGCTCAAGGATGCCGAAGAGAGGCAATTGACGGAAAATTCAGTGCGGCTTTGGTTACAAGATCTGAAAGATGTAGCCTATGACATTGATGACGTGTTAGATGAATGGAGGACTGGAACTCTCAAATCACAAATAGTGGGAGTTAGCGATGCTCGCATCAGGCCGACTAAGGAGGTATGCCCTGGAAACTTGTTTTCTCCTTGCTTTTCCTTCAAGCGAATTGGTTTGCACGGTGACATTAGTCATAAGATAAAGGAGATAAAGGAAAGGCTAGATTATATTTCAAGTGAGAAAGATAAGTTTGGATTTATTGAAATCACTAGAAATCAAATTACAGATGAGTCAAGGAGTAGATTAGAAACTAGCTCATTCGTTGATGTCTCCGAGGTATTTGGTCGCGACAAGGATAGAGATGACATAATAGACCAGTTGTTAAGAAAAGATGACAGTCCACAAAATGCGGGTTCTGAAAGGATCCCCGTCATTTCCATTGTAGGCATGGATGGTATGGGTAAAACAACACTTGCCCAACTTGTCTTCAATCATAAGAGGGTGAAAGCCCATTTTAATAATAGAAGGTGGATATATGTGTCAAAATCCTTTGATAAAGTGAAGGTTGCCATAGAAATTATTAAAGAAATTGGTGGGAAAAGTGTCCCCTATGGTGCCAATGTTTCATGGGAACTTGTGTATCATCAACTGCTTATTTCTGTTTATGGAGAGGAATTTCTACTCGTGTTAGACGATGTGTTGAATGAGGATCCTCTAGAGTGGAACCCATTGAGGTTTTCTCTCCGATACGCTTCTCAAAATAGTAGAATTATTGTTACAACATGCAATAAGAGGGTTGCAGACATGATGGGTACAAAATATGTCCATAAGTTAGGAAAATTGTGTGATGAAGACTGGTGGTCATTGTTGAGGTATCATGCCTTTGTTAGAGGGCAAAATGCAGAGtgtgagaaattggaagaaattGGCATGAAACTCGCCAAGGAATGTAAtgcatttcctcctttggcaaAGACTTTAGGAAGtcttttctatttcaaaaattcaaaactgGATTGGCAATATGTGTCGGAAAGTGATATATGGAGGTTATCAAGTTCTGATAAAACAGTCTTGGCTATGTTACAAAGCTATTATGCTGATTTCCCCTCTCATTTGAAACAATGTTTTGCATATTGTTCTATGATTCCAAGAGGTTATTTATTTGACAAATTGCCCACAATCAGGGAATGGATTGCACAAGGATTTCTTAATGATAGGTTGGGAGTGAGCCGAGGAGATTTGGATAAAGTAGGTGATGAATACTTCAATAATTTGGTCATGTGCTCATTTTTTCAAAAGGACATTAGATATTCAAAAGGTAGATTTgaatattatcaaattcatgATCTTGTCTATGATTTTGCAAAATCCCTTGTAGAGAGCGAATGCTTCACTTTGACGATTAAAGGTactaaagctctccaattcagCTTTACTAATAAAGTCCGTCATTTGTTTCTATTAATAGAAAAGATAAATATGATTCCTTCTTTCATTTTCAAGGCAGTGAACCTGCGCACCCTCAAAATCAATGGACGAattccttttgtttcttctgaCCTATTTCGTCACTTACCATGTTTGAGGACATTAGATTTGGGGGGTACTTACCTTGAAGAGCTTCCGAATGAGATAGAGAAGTTGATACATCTAAGATACCTTAACTTGGCCGGGACAAGGGTTAAAGAACTACCTGAAACACTTGCTAGTATGTACAACTTGCAAGTATTAGATCTGTCCGCATGCCGGAATCTTTTAAAACTACCTGAAGGGACTGGGCAGATGGTCAATTTGATAGATCTTGATTTGACAGAAACTCTCAGACTGAGCTACTTACCCGAAGGAATTGGGAGATTAAGCACATTGTGTGGTTTGTCAGACTTCATTGTTGGTGGGGTGAAGAGAGGAGGATGTAAGATTGGAGAATTAAAAGATCTCAATTTCCTCAAAGGTTCTCTACGTATAAAAGGTTTGGGGAGAGTGGAAAATGAGAGTGAGGCTAAGATGGCATGCTTGAATAATAAGGAGCACCTTCGTGCTTTGCATTTCTATTTTAGCCAGTCTACCAGTCTTTCACGAGTTAATGAGGATATCATTgacgaagatgaagaagaagaagaagttgatggGAAAg TTTCCTTGGAACTCTCTGAGTGTAGGAATTGTAAGCAATTGCCTCCGACTCTAGGGGAACTACCATCCCTTCAAACCCTTGTAATAGCTAAAATGGATAAAGTGAAATCCATAGGTGTCGAGTTTTTTGCCATCAACAGTGCTACAAGAACGTTCTTCCCAAAGTTGGAAGTATTTCAGTTGAATGCAATGTGGAATTTGAAGAAGTGGGATATGGGAGTTGAAGAAGTTGGAAAAGAGTTCATGCCACGTCTCCAGTATCTTGCACTAATTGAATTGCCTAAGTTAAGCCTATTTCCACCGCACCTTACCAAAGCTACATCATCCCTGAGGAAGTTGTTCATATGGGAATGTCCAAAGTTGACTTGGATGATGCCACCTCCATCTTCCCATCTTCCTTCTCTGGAGGAATTGGTTTTAAAAGAGAACGCAGGTTCATTTTCAAAATCATTTGTCCCAGTCAACGACCACATGTTTCTTCCCAAGCTCAAGTTGTTGTGTGTGAGAAAATCACCTTACTCTTCCTTACCTCAAGGATTAGGGAAACTCAAATCACTTGAGATTCTAGATATCCGAACCTGTTCTAAGATCAAGTCAATTTCTTCTGAGTTGGGGGAGTTGCAGCATCTCACCGCACTCCAAGAGTTGAGGATCATGAGGTGTCCTGCCTTGAGACGGCGTTGCCAAAAGGAGATTGGAGAAGATTGGAGCAAGATATCCCACATCCCAAAAATCTTCATCGATGGCGAGAAGATCaaatga